In Opitutaceae bacterium TAV5, one genomic interval encodes:
- a CDS encoding xylose isomerase, whose product MLKEIADLGFSHAELSHGIRLLLVPGILRALEQGVIKVSSTHNFCPLPTSVSQAAPNLFEPSSRDRRELDQWLRYTLRSIDFAAQVGASVMVAHLGSVRFFWMSPARRLKAFLRSSPETEVATSERYQALLKKSCAKLRARMVPFWNQVIKSLNEVRAYALEKNIRIGCENRERFEELPLDDDFDTLFGTLATPSPCGYWHDTGHAEIKRSLGLLDHKKHLEQNAGRTLGFHLHDVDSNGRDHQPVGAGRIDFDMISGFWQPEHRLTLELSPRVSPGDIRTSRERVLGLIGKRFG is encoded by the coding sequence ATGCTCAAGGAGATAGCCGATCTGGGTTTCAGCCATGCCGAACTCAGCCACGGCATCCGGTTGCTGCTGGTGCCGGGTATCCTGCGGGCGCTCGAGCAAGGGGTGATCAAGGTCAGCTCCACCCACAATTTCTGTCCGCTCCCCACGAGTGTGAGCCAGGCGGCGCCCAACCTGTTCGAGCCCTCGTCGCGGGACCGTCGCGAGCTGGACCAGTGGTTGCGGTACACGCTGCGCTCGATCGATTTTGCGGCGCAGGTCGGGGCCTCCGTGATGGTGGCGCACCTGGGCAGCGTGCGGTTTTTCTGGATGTCGCCGGCACGCCGGCTGAAGGCATTCCTGCGCTCCTCCCCCGAGACGGAGGTGGCGACGAGCGAGCGTTACCAGGCATTGCTGAAAAAATCCTGCGCAAAACTGCGCGCCAGAATGGTGCCGTTCTGGAACCAGGTCATCAAAAGCCTGAACGAGGTGCGGGCCTACGCGCTCGAAAAAAACATCCGGATCGGTTGCGAGAACCGCGAGCGGTTCGAGGAACTGCCGCTGGACGACGATTTCGACACGTTGTTCGGGACGCTCGCGACGCCGTCGCCCTGCGGGTACTGGCACGATACCGGGCATGCGGAGATCAAGCGCAGCCTGGGTCTGCTCGATCACAAAAAACACCTGGAGCAGAACGCCGGTCGCACGCTCGGCTTCCATCTGCACGACGTGGACAGCAATGGCCGCGATCATCAGCCGGTGGGCGCGGGAAGGATCGATTTCGACATGATCAGCGGGTTCTGGCAACCGGAGCACCGGCTGACGCTGGAGCTGAGTCCGCGCGTGTCGCCCGGCGATATCCGGACTTCGCGCGAACGCGTGCTCGGCCTGATCGGGAAGCGGTTCGGGTGA
- a CDS encoding 30S ribosomal protein S21, whose translation MPIEIKIRKNEPVDRAIRRLKKKLERENVIKDVRAKRYFEKPCERRRRKEKVQAFTQMLRRRYAE comes from the coding sequence ATGCCCATCGAAATCAAAATCCGCAAAAACGAGCCAGTTGACCGGGCCATCCGCCGCCTGAAAAAGAAGCTCGAACGCGAGAACGTCATCAAGGATGTCCGTGCCAAGCGCTACTTTGAAAAGCCTTGCGAGCGCCGCCGTCGCAAGGAAAAGGTCCAGGCCTTTACCCAGATGCTCCGCCGCCGTTACGCTGAATAA
- a CDS encoding ABC transporter ATP-binding protein has translation MPDHSHQEDEFKARLDAGLWMKLFRRALGMPRYLVPLGITAILIAVLETTLGHMTRWIIDGVARDGVNAPFALYIGAFLGIVLLFSAGIWVFIEMAGNLSNRLAHDIRRDGFDRLQELEFAFYDTRPVGWLISRLTSDCDRLSRIIAWGTLDIVWGFFFVLMIAGSLLWMNWRLALIVLAVLPPLALVSLFFQRKMLLSAREIRKYNSQITASYNESIQGVRTTKTLVREKENLAEFEDLSARMFEASVRNARQSSLYFPVVMTLGSLAGGLALWRGGWLVLNDALTLGTLVAFIQFAGQFFHPINQMARILTEMQAAQAAGERVMGLLATEPKIRDSEAVTEKLKAEKLKTERERTPGAAEDGLPDRIESVEFRHVTFRYENGPVVLDDFNLAVRAGETIALVGPSGGGKSTIVSLVCRFYEPVSGTVLVNGTDYRERSLHWFQSQLGIVLQAPHLFKGSVRENIRYGRLEATDAEIEAAARMVNAHDFIMQLENGYDTEVGEGGNRLSTGQKQLVSFARALLADPQIFVMDEATSSIDTETEQLIQRGLETVFRGRISFVIAHRLSTIRNADRILVIGKGRIEECGTHEELLAKRGHYHELYTSQFRRERLEEALRA, from the coding sequence ATGCCTGACCACTCTCACCAGGAAGACGAATTCAAGGCCCGCCTCGATGCCGGCCTCTGGATGAAGCTCTTTCGCCGCGCGCTCGGAATGCCGCGTTATCTCGTGCCGCTCGGCATCACCGCCATCCTCATTGCCGTGCTCGAAACCACGCTCGGCCACATGACCCGCTGGATCATCGACGGCGTGGCGCGCGACGGGGTGAATGCGCCCTTCGCCCTCTACATCGGCGCGTTTCTCGGCATCGTCCTGCTCTTCAGCGCCGGCATCTGGGTGTTCATCGAGATGGCCGGCAACCTCTCCAACCGGCTCGCGCACGACATCCGGCGCGACGGTTTCGACCGGTTGCAGGAGCTGGAGTTCGCGTTTTATGACACGCGCCCCGTCGGCTGGCTGATCTCGCGGCTGACGAGCGACTGCGACCGCCTGTCGCGCATCATCGCCTGGGGCACGCTCGACATCGTGTGGGGCTTTTTCTTCGTGCTCATGATCGCCGGCAGCCTGCTCTGGATGAACTGGCGGCTCGCCCTGATCGTCCTTGCCGTGCTTCCGCCGCTCGCGCTGGTGTCGCTGTTTTTCCAGCGCAAGATGCTCCTCTCCGCGCGCGAGATCCGGAAGTACAATTCGCAGATCACCGCCAGCTACAACGAGTCGATCCAGGGCGTGCGCACGACAAAAACCCTCGTGCGCGAAAAGGAAAATCTCGCCGAGTTCGAGGATCTTTCCGCGCGCATGTTCGAGGCCTCGGTGCGCAACGCCCGGCAGAGTTCGCTCTATTTTCCGGTCGTGATGACGCTCGGCTCGCTCGCCGGCGGACTCGCACTCTGGCGCGGCGGCTGGCTCGTGCTCAACGACGCGCTCACCCTCGGCACGCTGGTCGCGTTCATCCAGTTTGCCGGACAGTTTTTCCATCCGATCAACCAGATGGCGCGCATCCTCACCGAAATGCAGGCCGCCCAGGCGGCCGGCGAACGCGTCATGGGGCTGCTCGCCACGGAGCCGAAGATCAGGGACAGCGAGGCCGTCACGGAAAAACTGAAAGCGGAAAAGCTGAAAACTGAAAGGGAGAGAACACCGGGCGCGGCGGAAGACGGTCTGCCCGACCGCATCGAAAGCGTGGAGTTTCGCCACGTCACTTTCCGCTACGAAAACGGGCCGGTTGTCCTGGACGACTTCAACCTCGCGGTGCGCGCGGGCGAGACGATCGCGCTCGTCGGTCCGTCGGGCGGGGGCAAGAGCACCATCGTGTCGCTCGTGTGTCGTTTCTACGAACCGGTTTCTGGCACGGTGCTGGTCAACGGCACGGATTACCGCGAGCGCTCCCTGCACTGGTTCCAGTCGCAGCTCGGCATCGTGTTGCAGGCTCCGCATCTCTTCAAGGGAAGCGTCCGTGAAAACATCCGTTACGGCCGGCTCGAGGCGACCGATGCCGAAATCGAGGCGGCGGCGCGGATGGTCAACGCGCACGACTTCATCATGCAGTTGGAAAACGGATACGACACCGAGGTCGGCGAGGGCGGGAACCGGCTTTCGACCGGACAAAAACAGCTCGTGTCGTTTGCCCGCGCGCTGCTGGCCGATCCGCAGATTTTCGTGATGGACGAGGCCACGTCGTCGATCGACACGGAAACGGAGCAACTCATCCAGCGCGGCCTGGAGACGGTTTTCCGGGGCCGGATTAGCTTCGTGATCGCGCACCGCCTGAGCACGATCCGCAACGCCGACCGCATCCTCGTGATCGGCAAGGGCCGCATCGAGGAATGCGGCACGCACGAGGAACTGCTCGCGAAGCGCGGGCATTACCACGAGCTCTATACCAGCCAGTTCCGCCGCGAACGGCTGGAGGAGGCGTTGCGGGCGTAG
- a CDS encoding ABC transporter — MFSLFRVIWRLMHGQRVLYLLALVCLLFAIGLNYLVPLVGTVTLDHAISGKPAHEANGLLAVMLGALGGAENLRAHLWIAVVAMVAITATSGVFSYAKGWLASLASDGIARNLKNELYDHLNHLPARHHDRSDTGDLVQRCTSDVETTRQFLAVQVMEIGNSLILAASVLPLMLMLHVPMTLVSFALVVPLVVYSYVYFVRVRHVFKAVDEAEGALTGVVQENLTGIRVVRAFARQEYERRRFAGPNAAYRDTSLRMLRLMAWYWSLSDLVSLVQTGLTLLVGAWWLAKGEITVGTLFAFITYLGIMLWPVRQMGRILTDLGKTTVALGRIREILDTPREGEPEAGLVPAGHASPNGAADARPGAISIRDLGFTHQGMSRPALDGISLDVAPGETLAIIGPSGAGKSTLMHLLLRLYDYDEASGGSGSIRIDGRELRTLPRKDVRARTGVVMQEPFLYAKTLRDNLRLGRGDASESEVEEAARAACIHESITSFEKGYDTLIGERGITLSGGQRQRMAIARAILKRPPLLILDDALSAVDGETEALIIEALRQRHGRSTTLVIAHRLSTLAHADRVIVLDHGRIIQSGTHADLAGRDGLYRRLWQIQNDIEQEFIGEAASPSPSLRPSASLPAQPPTLNSELRTLRGSVFSRHA; from the coding sequence ATGTTTTCCCTTTTCCGCGTTATCTGGCGCCTCATGCACGGGCAGCGGGTGCTCTATCTGCTCGCGCTGGTTTGCCTCCTGTTCGCCATCGGCCTCAACTATCTCGTGCCGCTTGTCGGCACCGTGACGCTCGACCACGCTATCTCCGGCAAGCCTGCGCACGAGGCCAACGGCCTGCTCGCCGTCATGCTCGGGGCGCTCGGCGGCGCCGAAAATCTCCGCGCGCACCTCTGGATCGCCGTTGTGGCGATGGTCGCGATCACGGCGACCAGCGGGGTGTTTTCCTACGCCAAGGGCTGGCTCGCCTCGCTCGCCAGCGACGGCATCGCCCGCAATCTCAAGAACGAGCTCTACGACCACCTCAACCACCTGCCCGCCCGCCATCACGATCGCTCCGACACGGGCGACCTCGTGCAACGCTGTACGAGCGACGTGGAAACCACGCGGCAATTTCTCGCCGTGCAGGTCATGGAAATCGGCAACTCGCTCATCCTCGCCGCCTCCGTGCTGCCGCTCATGCTCATGCTCCATGTGCCGATGACGCTGGTGTCGTTCGCGCTGGTGGTGCCGCTGGTGGTTTACAGCTACGTTTATTTCGTCCGCGTGCGCCATGTGTTCAAGGCGGTGGACGAGGCCGAGGGCGCGCTCACGGGCGTGGTGCAGGAAAACCTCACCGGCATCCGCGTGGTGCGGGCCTTCGCCCGCCAGGAGTATGAACGCCGGCGTTTCGCCGGCCCCAACGCCGCCTACCGCGACACGAGCCTGCGCATGCTCCGGCTGATGGCATGGTACTGGTCGCTGAGCGATCTGGTGTCGCTCGTGCAGACGGGGCTCACGCTGCTCGTCGGCGCCTGGTGGCTGGCAAAGGGCGAGATCACGGTCGGCACGCTGTTCGCGTTCATCACGTACCTCGGCATCATGCTCTGGCCTGTCCGGCAGATGGGGCGCATCCTGACGGATCTCGGGAAAACGACCGTCGCGCTCGGCCGCATCCGCGAGATTCTGGACACGCCGCGCGAGGGAGAGCCGGAGGCCGGCCTCGTCCCGGCCGGACACGCTTCGCCGAACGGCGCCGCCGACGCCCGGCCGGGCGCCATTTCCATTCGCGACCTGGGTTTCACGCACCAGGGCATGTCGCGCCCCGCGCTCGACGGCATCTCGCTCGATGTCGCGCCCGGCGAGACGCTCGCGATCATCGGCCCCTCCGGGGCGGGCAAGAGCACGCTCATGCACCTGCTGCTCCGGCTCTACGACTACGACGAGGCGAGCGGCGGCAGCGGCAGCATCCGGATCGACGGACGCGAATTGCGCACCCTCCCGCGCAAGGACGTGCGCGCCCGCACCGGCGTCGTCATGCAGGAGCCGTTTCTTTATGCGAAGACCCTGCGCGACAATCTCCGCCTCGGCCGCGGCGACGCGTCCGAGAGCGAGGTCGAGGAGGCCGCCCGCGCCGCGTGTATCCACGAATCCATCACCAGTTTCGAGAAAGGCTACGACACGCTCATCGGCGAGCGCGGCATCACGCTCTCGGGCGGGCAGCGCCAGCGCATGGCGATCGCCCGCGCGATCCTGAAACGCCCGCCGCTGCTCATCCTCGACGACGCGCTCAGCGCCGTGGACGGCGAGACGGAGGCGCTCATCATCGAGGCCCTCCGCCAGCGCCACGGCCGCTCCACGACACTCGTCATCGCGCACCGCCTCTCGACGCTCGCCCACGCCGACCGCGTCATCGTGCTCGACCATGGCCGCATCATCCAGAGCGGCACCCACGCCGACCTCGCCGGCCGCGACGGTCTCTATCGCCGCCTCTGGCAAATCCAGAACGACATCGAGCAGGAATTCATCGGAGAAGCGGCGTCCCCGTCGCCGTCGCTCCGCCCGTCCGCATCGCTTCCGGCCCAACCCCCGACACTGAACTCTGAACTCCGAACCCTCCGGGGTTCGGTTTTTTCCCGCCATGCCTGA
- a CDS encoding phosphocarrier protein HPr — MDNADTAAAGQQLTRELVVQNKMGIHARPAAMIVRITNKFKADVLVEKDEEQVNGKSIMGLMMLAAGKGSKVKFLATGGDAKAMLDELEQLFTRKFDEA, encoded by the coding sequence ATGGATAACGCAGATACCGCCGCCGCCGGCCAGCAACTGACCCGAGAGCTTGTTGTTCAAAACAAGATGGGAATTCACGCCCGTCCGGCAGCCATGATTGTGCGCATCACCAACAAGTTCAAAGCCGATGTCCTCGTCGAAAAAGACGAGGAGCAGGTCAACGGCAAGTCGATCATGGGCCTGATGATGCTGGCCGCGGGCAAGGGTTCCAAAGTGAAATTCCTCGCGACCGGCGGCGATGCCAAGGCGATGCTCGACGAACTGGAGCAGTTGTTCACGCGCAAGTTCGACGAAGCCTGA
- a CDS encoding 3-deoxy-manno-octulosonate cytidylyltransferase: MSTAIIVPCRLESTRFPRKLLHPVGGRPLVLHVAARIRKEAPGFPLWFAVDDALLAAPLEAAGFSVIMTGTCHQSGTDRIAEANRTVRAAHIINVQADEPLVTGAQIRRLAELVASPGVAMATLATPFRTAADFANPNQVKVVFAPGSHRALYFSRLPIPYARDHAGQVTDDWVRAHPCYRHLGLYAYKADLLDRFASLPQGRYEIVERLEQLRVLENGYDIACDVTDDPGIGVDTPEDAVKYEKYLGVAR; encoded by the coding sequence ATGAGCACTGCCATCATTGTCCCCTGTCGCCTCGAATCGACCCGCTTTCCCCGAAAGCTGCTCCATCCCGTCGGCGGCCGGCCGCTCGTCCTCCACGTGGCCGCGCGCATCCGGAAAGAAGCCCCCGGATTCCCGCTCTGGTTCGCCGTGGATGACGCCCTCCTCGCCGCCCCGCTGGAGGCCGCCGGTTTCTCCGTCATCATGACCGGCACCTGCCACCAGTCCGGCACCGACCGCATCGCCGAGGCCAACCGCACCGTCCGCGCCGCGCACATCATCAACGTCCAGGCCGACGAACCCCTGGTCACCGGCGCCCAGATCCGCCGCCTCGCCGAACTGGTTGCCTCCCCCGGCGTGGCCATGGCCACGCTCGCCACGCCCTTCCGCACCGCCGCCGACTTCGCCAACCCCAACCAGGTGAAGGTCGTCTTCGCCCCCGGCAGCCACCGCGCCCTCTACTTTTCCCGGCTGCCCATCCCCTACGCCCGCGATCACGCCGGCCAAGTCACCGACGACTGGGTCCGCGCCCACCCCTGCTACCGCCACCTCGGCCTCTACGCCTACAAGGCCGATCTTCTCGACCGCTTCGCCAGCCTGCCGCAAGGCCGCTACGAAATCGTCGAAAGGCTCGAACAACTCCGTGTTCTGGAGAACGGTTACGACATCGCCTGCGATGTCACCGATGATCCCGGGATCGGTGTGGACACGCCCGAAGATGCCGTGAAATACGAAAAATATCTCGGCGTCGCCCGCTAG
- a CDS encoding DNA topoisomerase: MPKRTPPDDDQKQPELSFNGDPKPADRTLAASSSGTASGTSPGGDDDSALPPASGTADAPAAQVVPEEPKNNDKAPLAHAYKNWFLEYASYVILDRAVPHIHDGLKPVQRRILHTLWEKDDGRFHKVANIVGATMAYHPHGDASIGAALVAIAQRGWLIEPQGNFGNALTGDDPAAPRYIEARLTPFARDVLFNPKTTAWQLSYDGRAKEPLTLPAKFPVALLEGTDGIAVGLSTTILPHNFNDLCRASINHLQGKKFRIVPDFATGGIADFSEYNDGDRGGKVKIRAKIEQRTKYLLAITELPYRVTTVKLIESIVSANAKGKIKIRHVDDNTSDKVEILVHLPQGADADQVLNQLYVFTDCQVSISPAACVIETSDTGNGDGMQDRPVFLGVSEILRCSTDRTVQLLKQELEIRLGELEEQWHQDSLERIFIEERIYRRIEKSDTWESVLEEIRTGLKPHIKHLRREVTADDITRLTEIRIKRISAWNRFKADEAIKKIEAEIKQTRHDLAHLTDYAIAWFERLQEKYGKGQKRRTTYDEIEQISAAQVVAANQRLYVNRDEGFIGLNWRQHEFITECTPLDDVICFMADGTMKVAKVADKVFMGRDIIHVAILPKDGDRKFYTLVYQDKASGKAFAKRFQVGGVTREKLYLLTASEGSKVVFFDVADTEEKMPAKVEIILSGRCSARVKEFEFDLGEMKVGGRSAKGITVTQWPVRAVKKKG; this comes from the coding sequence ATGCCGAAACGCACACCTCCCGACGACGACCAGAAGCAACCCGAACTGTCCTTCAACGGCGATCCGAAGCCGGCCGACCGCACGCTCGCCGCCTCCTCATCCGGCACCGCATCCGGAACGTCGCCGGGTGGCGATGACGACAGCGCCCTCCCCCCCGCCTCCGGAACCGCGGACGCTCCCGCCGCGCAGGTCGTGCCCGAAGAGCCCAAGAACAACGACAAGGCCCCCCTCGCCCACGCCTACAAAAACTGGTTTCTCGAATACGCCAGCTACGTCATCCTCGACCGCGCCGTCCCGCACATCCACGACGGCCTCAAGCCCGTCCAGCGCCGCATCCTCCATACGCTCTGGGAAAAGGATGACGGCCGCTTCCACAAGGTCGCCAACATCGTCGGCGCCACGATGGCCTACCATCCGCACGGCGACGCCTCCATCGGTGCCGCGCTCGTGGCCATCGCCCAGCGCGGCTGGCTGATTGAGCCGCAGGGCAACTTCGGCAACGCCCTCACCGGCGACGACCCGGCCGCACCGCGTTACATCGAAGCCCGCCTCACGCCTTTCGCCCGTGATGTCCTCTTCAACCCCAAGACCACCGCCTGGCAACTCAGCTACGACGGCCGCGCGAAGGAGCCCCTCACCCTTCCGGCAAAATTCCCCGTTGCCCTGCTCGAGGGCACGGATGGCATCGCCGTGGGTCTTTCGACGACGATCCTCCCTCACAACTTCAACGACCTCTGCCGCGCCTCGATCAATCACCTCCAGGGGAAAAAATTCCGCATTGTCCCTGATTTCGCGACCGGCGGCATCGCCGATTTTTCCGAATACAACGACGGCGACCGCGGCGGAAAAGTAAAAATCCGCGCCAAGATCGAACAGCGGACAAAATACCTGCTCGCCATCACCGAGCTCCCCTACCGCGTCACCACGGTGAAGCTGATCGAATCGATCGTCTCCGCCAACGCCAAGGGCAAGATCAAGATCCGTCATGTTGACGACAACACCTCCGACAAGGTCGAGATTCTCGTCCACCTCCCGCAAGGCGCCGACGCCGACCAAGTGCTCAACCAGCTCTACGTTTTCACCGATTGCCAGGTTTCCATTTCTCCTGCGGCCTGCGTCATCGAGACCTCCGACACCGGCAACGGCGACGGCATGCAGGACCGCCCCGTGTTCCTCGGCGTATCCGAAATCCTCCGATGCTCCACCGACCGCACCGTCCAGCTCCTGAAACAGGAACTCGAAATCCGGCTCGGCGAACTCGAGGAGCAGTGGCACCAGGATTCGCTCGAACGCATTTTCATCGAGGAACGCATCTACCGCCGCATCGAAAAATCCGACACCTGGGAAAGCGTTCTCGAGGAGATTCGCACCGGCCTCAAACCGCACATCAAGCACCTCCGCCGCGAGGTCACCGCGGACGACATCACCCGCCTCACCGAAATCCGCATCAAGCGCATCTCGGCCTGGAACCGTTTCAAGGCCGACGAAGCCATCAAAAAAATCGAGGCCGAGATCAAGCAGACCAGGCACGACCTCGCGCACCTCACCGACTACGCCATTGCGTGGTTCGAGCGCCTCCAGGAAAAGTACGGCAAGGGACAAAAGCGCCGCACGACCTACGACGAGATCGAGCAGATCAGCGCCGCGCAGGTCGTGGCGGCCAACCAGCGCCTCTACGTCAACCGCGACGAAGGTTTCATCGGTCTCAACTGGCGCCAGCACGAGTTCATCACCGAATGCACGCCGCTCGATGATGTGATCTGTTTCATGGCCGATGGCACCATGAAAGTCGCCAAGGTGGCGGACAAGGTCTTCATGGGGCGCGACATCATCCATGTCGCGATCCTGCCGAAAGACGGTGACAGGAAATTCTACACGCTCGTCTATCAGGACAAGGCCAGCGGCAAGGCCTTCGCCAAGCGGTTCCAGGTCGGCGGGGTGACCCGGGAAAAACTCTATCTGCTGACGGCGAGCGAGGGATCGAAGGTCGTCTTTTTCGATGTGGCCGACACCGAGGAAAAAATGCCCGCCAAGGTTGAAATCATCCTCAGCGGCCGGTGTTCGGCACGGGTGAAGGAATTCGAATTTGACCTCGGCGAAATGAAAGTCGGCGGACGCAGCGCCAAAGGCATCACGGTCACCCAGTGGCCGGTCCGTGCCGTGAAGAAAAAAGGATAG
- a CDS encoding transcriptional regulator, with translation MKSISLDLRRRIVETYDEGEWTQEEVAKRFRVSLGMVKKLLMQRRRTGQIEARHRFSGRKARLLPERGQELKALVARHPDLTLAEIKERLDLVCTIPAIHQVLAKLGLTYKKRRSMRPSKTARILPRRVADGNAARARSIRPGLSLSTSRRPRRT, from the coding sequence ATGAAAAGCATTTCTTTGGATTTGAGGCGCCGGATAGTGGAGACCTACGATGAGGGAGAGTGGACGCAGGAGGAGGTAGCGAAGCGTTTCCGGGTGTCGTTGGGGATGGTCAAGAAGCTGTTGATGCAAAGGCGCAGGACAGGGCAGATCGAAGCCAGGCACCGGTTTTCCGGAAGGAAGGCGCGGTTGTTGCCTGAACGCGGCCAGGAGCTGAAGGCGTTGGTGGCGAGGCATCCGGACCTGACCTTGGCCGAGATCAAGGAGCGCCTCGATCTGGTCTGCACGATTCCGGCGATCCATCAGGTGCTCGCGAAGCTGGGACTGACATATAAAAAAAGACGCTCCATGCGGCCGAGCAAAACCGCCCGGATATTGCCAAGGCGCGTCGCGGATGGAAACGCGGCCAGGGCGCGTTCGATCCGGCCCGGCTTGTCTTTATCGACGAGTCGGCGGCCAAGACGAACATGA
- a CDS encoding transposase produces MTRLRGRSPKGKRLVCHAPHGHWNTTTMISSVRLDGTTACMTIKGATNTEVFQAYVREVLVPSLRPGDIVVMDNLGSHKNEHTLALIEQVGAQVRFLPAYSPDLNPIEMMWSKVKALLRKAQARNHPDLLKAVASALRSVTPQDALGWFAACGYSFI; encoded by the coding sequence ATGACGCGTTTGCGGGGCCGCTCGCCCAAAGGAAAACGGCTGGTCTGCCACGCCCCGCACGGCCACTGGAACACCACCACGATGATTTCCTCGGTGCGGCTGGACGGCACCACCGCGTGCATGACCATCAAGGGAGCAACCAACACCGAGGTCTTCCAGGCCTACGTGCGCGAGGTGCTGGTCCCCTCGCTGCGTCCAGGCGACATCGTCGTCATGGACAACCTCGGCTCCCATAAAAACGAACACACCCTCGCCCTGATCGAACAGGTCGGCGCCCAGGTCCGCTTCCTTCCCGCCTACTCCCCCGACCTCAACCCCATCGAGATGATGTGGAGCAAGGTGAAGGCCCTCCTTCGCAAGGCTCAGGCGCGTAATCACCCCGACCTCCTCAAGGCTGTCGCCTCCGCGTTACGCTCCGTCACTCCCCAAGACGCACTTGGCTGGTTCGCCGCATGCGGTTACAGTTTTATTTAA